AGCCCCGGCACCGCGATGGAGGCGAACCACAGCGCCATCGTCATGCCGCCGAGTGCGCCCGCCTGCGTCATCACGCCGCCGACGCGGGTGCTCAGGCTGCCGATCCGCTCCTGGAGCATCCCCACCGAGAGGAAGAGCGCCCCCGTGTACACGTTCTGGAAGGCGAGCAGGTACATCGCCCCAATGGTCGCCGTCTCGTTCAGGCTGAACACGCCCAGCCCCACGAAGCCCATGTGCGAGAGCCCCGCGTACGCGAGGAGCCGCTTCCAGTCGGTCTGCCGGAAGGCGATCCACGCCGCGTAGAGGGCGGTGAAGGCGGCCAGCCCCATCAGAATCGGGCGCAGGGCTTCCGAGGCGTCCGGGAAGAGCGTGAGCCCGAAGCGGAAGATGCCGTAGCCGCCCACCTTGTAGAGCGTCCCCATCACGTCCGGCACGCCGCTGTCGTGGTTCTGCTCGTGGAAGTCGGGCAGCCAGGCGTGCATGGGCCAGAGGGGCAGCTTGACCGCCATCGCGGCGAGGAAACCGAGGTACAGCCACGTCTGCGCCGTCCCCGTCACCGGGTTCTGCACGAGGTCCGCCAGCGCAAAGGTCGGACTCCCGCCGTAGTACTTCACGCCGATGATCGAGAGGAGCATAAGGAGGCTGCCGAAGAGGGTATACGCCGCGAACTTCACCAGCGCGCGCATCCGGCCCGGCTTGCCGTAGATGGCGAGCATGAGGAGGGCCGGAAGCAGCGCGTCCTCGAAGAAGACGTAGAACAGCACGAGGTCCCGCGCGGCGAAGATGCCGATGAGGCCCGTCTCCATCGCCAGCACCAGGGAGAGCATCGTGCCCGGATTGCTCACCCGCCGCGCCGCGTACAGCACCGCCACGAAGGACATGAAGGCCGTCACGAGCGCGAGCGTGAGGCTCACCCCGTCGAGCGCCACCGAGTACGTGATGCCGAGCGCCGGGACCCACGGCACGCTGAACAGTTCCGAGCCGCCGCCGCGCCAGATCAGCAGGCCGATGCCCAGCGTCAGGGCCGCGAAGAAGCCCGCCACTTCCTCCCGCCAGCGCGGCGGCACGGCGAACAGCAGCAGGCTCCCCAGCAGGGGCAGAAAAATCATCAGGTGGATCATCGGGAGCCTCGCAGGGAACCGGGAGTCAAGGGCCTGCTCCCCTCTCCCCTCGTGGGAGAGGGGCCGGGGGTGAGGGGGCGACCCAGCGACCTCACTGGCCCACCCCTCACGCCCCGCCCCCAATCGACCGCAGCGCCCAGTACCCCAGGATCAGGGCGGTGCCGAGCAGCATGGACACGGCATAGGCGCGCACGAAGCCGCTCTGCCAGCGGGTGAATAAGCCCCCCGGTGCGGCGCTGTTGCGGGCGATCCCACCGAACGTCACGTCCACCCCCCGGTCCACCACGTCCAGCCCCTCCGCGACGGCGCGGCTGGGGGCGCTGATCAGGCCGTCGTACACCCGGTCGAGGTACAGCGCGTTGGAGCTGAGCCGCCCGAGCGGGCCGTTGGCGAGGCTGCGGCGGCGGTGTTCGGCGAGGGCCCACAGCAGCCCGCACACCCCGGCGGCGACGGCGAGGGCCGTGAGCAGCCATTCCGTCGAGACGGGAA
This Deinococcus aestuarii DNA region includes the following protein-coding sequences:
- a CDS encoding NADH-quinone oxidoreductase subunit M: MIHLMIFLPLLGSLLLFAVPPRWREEVAGFFAALTLGIGLLIWRGGGSELFSVPWVPALGITYSVALDGVSLTLALVTAFMSFVAVLYAARRVSNPGTMLSLVLAMETGLIGIFAARDLVLFYVFFEDALLPALLMLAIYGKPGRMRALVKFAAYTLFGSLLMLLSIIGVKYYGGSPTFALADLVQNPVTGTAQTWLYLGFLAAMAVKLPLWPMHAWLPDFHEQNHDSGVPDVMGTLYKVGGYGIFRFGLTLFPDASEALRPILMGLAAFTALYAAWIAFRQTDWKRLLAYAGLSHMGFVGLGVFSLNETATIGAMYLLAFQNVYTGALFLSVGMLQERIGSLSTRVGGVMTQAGALGGMTMALWFASIAVPGLAGFIGEFSVLLGAFQVQPWITAVATLSAIAAAAYALTAFQTTFWQGRPLGSVRVWDVRGTEWLVLGLPLAVAVFFGVYSAPALNLIQPAVRGVLATLGGQ